A window from Kovacikia minuta CCNUW1 encodes these proteins:
- a CDS encoding alpha/beta fold hydrolase, with protein sequence MQVVSSVSSVPGQYWQWRQQAIYYLKAGTRHPQRPPLLLIHGFGASTDHWRKNIVGLSQEFEVWAIDLLGFGRSAKPDWQYNGNLWRDQLHDFITDVVGQPAVLIGNSLGGYAALCVAAQRPESAAGLVLINSAGPFTDIQGTTKPDPVRQVMGTVVQTLFRQDWASFLLFQYVRQKSMIRKTLEQVYLDKTAVTEQLIEEIYRPSCDPGAARVFASVFRTPQGEKVDVLLGQLSCPLLMLWGEADPWINARNRGAKFRSYHPQLTEYYLRAGHCPHDEIPDQVNELLRNWVLAKQA encoded by the coding sequence ATGCAGGTAGTTTCGTCTGTTTCGTCTGTTCCTGGTCAGTACTGGCAGTGGCGGCAGCAAGCCATTTATTATCTCAAAGCTGGGACTCGGCATCCTCAAAGACCTCCATTGCTGCTCATTCATGGATTTGGGGCATCGACCGATCACTGGCGTAAGAATATTGTGGGTTTGAGCCAGGAGTTTGAGGTTTGGGCGATCGACCTATTGGGGTTTGGGCGATCGGCAAAACCAGACTGGCAATATAACGGCAACCTCTGGCGAGATCAATTGCACGATTTTATTACGGATGTGGTGGGTCAACCTGCCGTGTTGATAGGGAACTCCCTGGGAGGATATGCCGCCCTTTGTGTGGCAGCCCAACGTCCTGAGTCTGCCGCTGGGCTGGTGTTGATTAACAGTGCTGGCCCCTTTACCGACATCCAGGGCACGACCAAACCTGACCCCGTTCGGCAGGTCATGGGAACGGTGGTGCAAACTCTTTTTCGACAAGATTGGGCAAGTTTTCTGCTGTTTCAGTATGTTCGCCAGAAATCGATGATTCGTAAAACGCTGGAGCAGGTTTATCTCGACAAAACCGCCGTAACCGAACAGTTGATTGAAGAAATCTATCGCCCCTCCTGTGATCCGGGGGCTGCCAGGGTATTTGCTTCGGTCTTTCGCACACCCCAGGGTGAAAAAGTGGATGTATTGCTGGGGCAGTTGTCCTGTCCATTGCTGATGCTCTGGGGAGAAGCTGATCCGTGGATTAATGCCAGAAATCGGGGGGCAAAGTTCCGCAGCTATCATCCCCAACTGACGGAATATTACCTGCGGGCAGGGCACTGTCCCCATGATGAGATTCCCGACCAGGTGAATGAACTGCTGCGTAATTGGGTTTTGGCGAAGCAGGCATAA
- a CDS encoding anion transporter, whose translation MPILRSIQYAVIALTYIGLGLGYLPGLRMNRATIALVGAAALMALGVIDLQSAWAAIDYKTLVFLFSMMVVSANLAAAGFFQLALNYLVHWTRSPLGLIAILTFGSGFLSALFLNDTIALILTPLVISLTEALSLNPIPYLLALAGATNLGSVATISGNPQNILIGSFSGIRYLDFAKALTPLALISLLIQVGVLWWLYPEVRSTKATLVLTPQRYRVFKPLLVKSLLITAGLLVAFLIGIPPAEATLIAAGLLFITRRVRPERFLQKVDWDLLVMFSGLFILTEGVEKLGTLNGVSPLIHTPLSILGVTVLLSNLVSNVPAILLLHQLLPQPDDRTWLLLAAASTLAGNLTLLGSVANLIVAEAALKRGHHLTFWEHLRFGLPLTAITLVLTYFWLY comes from the coding sequence ATGCCCATCCTCCGATCGATCCAGTATGCGGTAATTGCTTTAACCTATATTGGGCTGGGGTTGGGGTATCTGCCGGGATTGCGGATGAATCGAGCCACGATCGCCCTTGTCGGAGCAGCGGCGTTGATGGCGTTAGGTGTGATAGATTTGCAGTCGGCATGGGCAGCGATCGACTACAAAACGCTGGTTTTTCTGTTCAGCATGATGGTGGTAAGTGCCAATTTGGCAGCAGCGGGATTCTTTCAACTGGCGCTGAATTACCTGGTGCATTGGACTCGCAGTCCCCTGGGGCTGATTGCCATATTGACTTTTGGAAGCGGATTTCTGTCGGCGTTGTTTCTGAATGACACGATCGCCCTTATCCTCACCCCCCTGGTGATTAGCCTGACGGAAGCGTTGAGTCTTAACCCAATCCCCTATTTGCTGGCACTGGCAGGTGCGACAAATTTAGGATCGGTTGCCACAATTAGCGGCAATCCCCAAAATATTCTGATCGGTTCCTTCTCCGGGATTCGCTACCTGGATTTTGCAAAAGCGCTCACACCGCTTGCACTCATCAGTTTATTGATTCAGGTCGGGGTGCTGTGGTGGCTCTATCCGGAGGTGCGATCAACCAAAGCAACCCTGGTTCTGACTCCCCAACGCTATCGGGTCTTTAAACCTTTGCTGGTTAAAAGCCTGCTAATTACCGCCGGGTTGCTCGTCGCTTTCCTGATTGGGATTCCCCCTGCCGAGGCAACTTTAATTGCAGCGGGTCTGCTATTTATCACCCGCAGAGTCCGACCGGAACGCTTTCTCCAAAAGGTGGACTGGGATTTGTTGGTGATGTTCTCCGGCTTATTTATTCTGACGGAGGGGGTGGAAAAATTGGGCACGCTGAATGGCGTTTCGCCCTTAATCCATACACCCCTGAGTATCCTGGGGGTGACGGTTCTTTTATCCAATCTGGTTTCCAACGTTCCGGCAATCCTGCTGTTGCACCAATTGCTGCCCCAGCCCGACGATCGCACCTGGCTTTTGCTGGCAGCCGCTTCTACCCTGGCAGGAAATCTGACCCTGCTCGGCTCGGTTGCCAACCTGATTGTGGCGGAAGCAGCCCTAAAACGAGGTCATCATCTAACGTTCTGGGAGCATCTCCGTTTTGGTCTACCCTTGACTGCAATTACCTTAGTGCTAACCTACTTTTGGCTTTATTAA
- a CDS encoding PhzF family phenazine biosynthesis protein, which yields MPPLSFYIVDVFAETKYAGNPLAVFTDAGRLATEQMQQIAKEINFSETTFILSSEEQNGGYDVRIFTPVKELPFAGHPTLGTAFILQQEVIRQPVERVALNLKVGQIPVNFLYQDQTPDVLWMQQNPPEFGSVLSVDQLAPVLGLDSSDFDTRFPIQEVSTGVPFIIVPLKTLAGLQRIKINLDRLFPLVEKLQAKEIFVFCPETRNSANQFSARMFAHSLGIPEDPATGSANGCFAGYLMHYGYLGEAPLEARVEQGHEIGRPSLLLLKAQKVEEKINIFVGGKVIKIACGKFV from the coding sequence ATGCCACCTCTTAGCTTCTACATCGTTGACGTTTTTGCCGAAACGAAATACGCCGGAAACCCATTAGCAGTGTTTACCGACGCGGGCAGGCTTGCAACCGAACAAATGCAGCAAATTGCCAAGGAAATCAACTTCTCGGAAACGACCTTCATCCTGTCTTCTGAGGAGCAAAATGGCGGGTACGACGTGCGAATCTTTACCCCCGTAAAGGAACTTCCCTTTGCCGGACATCCCACCCTGGGAACTGCTTTTATCTTGCAGCAGGAAGTGATCAGGCAACCAGTTGAGCGTGTAGCTCTGAATCTTAAGGTTGGTCAAATTCCAGTCAACTTTCTTTATCAGGATCAGACTCCTGATGTTTTATGGATGCAACAAAACCCACCTGAGTTTGGCTCGGTGCTGAGCGTAGACCAGCTTGCACCTGTTCTCGGCTTAGACAGCAGCGATTTTGATACCCGCTTTCCGATTCAGGAAGTTTCTACGGGGGTACCCTTTATAATTGTGCCGCTCAAAACGTTGGCGGGCTTACAGCGAATTAAGATCAATCTGGATCGATTGTTCCCCCTGGTCGAGAAGCTTCAGGCGAAGGAAATTTTTGTCTTTTGTCCAGAAACGCGCAATTCTGCTAATCAGTTCAGTGCCCGCATGTTTGCCCACTCTTTAGGAATTCCTGAAGACCCCGCAACTGGGAGTGCAAATGGTTGCTTTGCTGGTTATCTGATGCACTATGGCTATCTGGGAGAGGCTCCCCTGGAGGCACGGGTTGAGCAAGGCCACGAGATTGGTAGACCTTCTCTATTACTTTTAAAGGCGCAAAAAGTTGAAGAAAAAATTAATATTTTTGTGGGTGGGAAGGTGATTAAAATCGCTTGTGGAAAGTTCGTTTAA
- a CDS encoding glycoside hydrolase family 65 protein, translated as MHQADWIVIETVEGEFNPAQLHHKETVFTLSNGYLGTRGSFEEGYPGDRPATLIHGVYDSVPVAVTELANCPNWLALVIIIGGERFRLDQGKIISYKRWLDLQRGILSRDVHWQSPSGHRLNFRFDRFTSLADEHVLALQCQVTSVNYTGSVEVHTSLNGYADNEGVLHWDYLDQAGCDRSIWLHVRSRHSKIDVAMAAQLTVTGVEMEKTLALGFQGCPTLVTQFPIQPQQTVTLEKVVTVFTSRDTPAPARSAQEKLGDLSDYATLQAAHVAAWAALWQVNDIVIEGDLSAQLAVRYNLFQLLAVTPRHDQQVSIPAKTLSGFAYRGHIFWDTEIFILPCLTYTQPELARNLLTYRYNTLAGARRKAKASGYEGAMYVWESADTGDEVTPTWVPRADGDGLVRIWCGEIELHINSDVAYAVWHYWQATNDHNWMRDYGAEMILDTAVFWGSRVEWNGDRYDLNNVIGPDEYHEQINNNAFTNGMVRWHLKTALQMLDWLHQNYPDRASELEQQLDLNPDRRHQWQDIIEKIWLAQDPSTGLIEQFQGFFDLEDLNLEEYEPRTRSMQAILGIEGAKQRQVLKQPDVLMLMYLLRQGIFLNPTEDGFSLQTLQTNWDYLHSPHRSHLWVFPRTCCPCHSGL; from the coding sequence ATGCATCAGGCTGATTGGATTGTCATTGAAACCGTGGAAGGTGAGTTTAACCCAGCCCAACTCCACCACAAAGAAACTGTTTTTACCCTTAGCAATGGGTATTTGGGCACCCGTGGCTCGTTTGAGGAGGGCTATCCGGGCGATCGCCCCGCCACCTTGATTCATGGGGTTTATGATAGTGTCCCTGTGGCAGTCACCGAGTTGGCAAATTGTCCCAACTGGCTAGCCCTCGTCATCATCATTGGTGGGGAACGTTTTCGCCTCGATCAGGGCAAAATCATCAGCTACAAACGCTGGCTTGACTTGCAGCGCGGCATCCTCAGCCGGGATGTTCACTGGCAAAGCCCTTCAGGGCACCGGTTGAACTTTCGCTTCGATCGCTTCACCAGCCTGGCAGATGAGCATGTGCTTGCCCTCCAATGTCAGGTGACCTCTGTGAATTACACCGGTTCTGTTGAAGTTCACACGAGCCTGAATGGCTATGCTGACAACGAAGGTGTTTTGCATTGGGATTATCTGGATCAGGCGGGTTGCGATCGTTCCATCTGGTTGCATGTTCGCAGCCGTCATTCCAAAATCGACGTGGCTATGGCAGCCCAATTGACGGTTACAGGTGTTGAGATGGAAAAGACCCTGGCGCTTGGTTTCCAGGGATGCCCAACCCTGGTCACCCAATTTCCAATCCAGCCCCAGCAGACCGTTACCCTGGAGAAAGTCGTCACCGTTTTCACCAGTCGCGATACCCCTGCTCCTGCCCGATCGGCTCAGGAAAAGTTAGGCGATCTGTCCGATTATGCCACGTTGCAAGCGGCTCACGTCGCGGCGTGGGCAGCCCTTTGGCAAGTCAACGATATTGTCATTGAGGGAGATTTGTCCGCCCAACTGGCAGTTCGCTATAACCTGTTTCAACTGCTGGCCGTTACTCCCCGCCACGATCAACAGGTCAGCATTCCTGCCAAAACCTTGTCTGGGTTCGCCTACCGGGGGCACATCTTCTGGGATACGGAAATCTTTATCCTGCCCTGTCTCACCTACACCCAACCAGAACTGGCGCGTAATTTGCTGACCTACCGCTACAACACATTGGCTGGAGCGCGGCGGAAAGCGAAGGCGTCTGGGTATGAAGGCGCAATGTACGTTTGGGAAAGTGCCGATACAGGCGATGAGGTAACTCCGACCTGGGTGCCCAGAGCCGATGGCGATGGATTAGTTCGCATCTGGTGTGGAGAGATTGAACTGCACATTAATTCAGATGTGGCCTATGCGGTATGGCACTATTGGCAGGCAACCAACGACCACAACTGGATGCGGGATTATGGGGCTGAAATGATCCTGGATACGGCTGTGTTTTGGGGGAGTCGGGTGGAGTGGAACGGCGATCGCTACGACTTAAACAATGTGATCGGTCCTGATGAGTATCACGAGCAGATTAACAACAATGCCTTTACCAATGGCATGGTTCGGTGGCACCTCAAAACAGCCCTACAAATGCTGGATTGGCTGCACCAAAATTATCCCGATCGTGCCTCTGAGTTGGAGCAACAGCTCGATTTGAATCCCGATCGGCGGCACCAGTGGCAAGACATCATCGAAAAAATATGGCTGGCTCAAGACCCATCCACAGGCTTGATCGAGCAGTTTCAGGGGTTCTTTGATCTAGAAGATCTGAACCTGGAGGAATATGAACCCCGGACGCGATCAATGCAGGCTATTCTTGGCATCGAAGGCGCAAAACAACGGCAAGTGTTGAAACAGCCAGATGTTTTGATGCTGATGTACTTGTTACGCCAGGGAATTTTTCTGAATCCAACTGAGGACGGGTTCAGTCTTCAAACTTTGCAAACCAACTGGGATTACCTACACTCCCCGCACCGATCACACCTATGGGTCTTCCCTCGGACCTGCTGTCCATGCCATTCTGGCCTGTGA
- the pgmB gene encoding beta-phosphoglucomutase, which translates to MACELNQPSTAYEHFMRSALVDLADVRGNAAEGVHAASTGGAWQAVVFGFGGIHLTEHGPIANPKLPPGWTRLKFQFVWRGKVYEFDLSGEAERKAEGRGQGAEGESGDQPKFKTQNAPFFPHTPHPTPHTPHPIHAVIFDLDGVLTDTSEFHYLGWKRLADEEGIPFDRTLNESLRGVSRRDSLLRLLNERTVTEDELQAMMVRKNGYYLDLIRTITPDHLLPGVLNLLDELRLAGIKVALGSASKNAQEVLERLGILNRMDAIADGNSVKNSKPAPDVFLYAADQLDVLPANCVVVEDAASGIEAALRAGMGTVGLGPLERVGAAHVILPNLQGVHWADLQQKLAYSSQSAPRSSFHPALALP; encoded by the coding sequence CTGGCCTGTGAATTAAACCAGCCCAGTACAGCCTACGAGCATTTCATGCGATCTGCCCTGGTAGACCTGGCAGATGTGCGTGGTAATGCGGCTGAAGGCGTTCATGCCGCTTCTACAGGAGGGGCATGGCAGGCAGTGGTGTTTGGGTTTGGTGGTATTCATTTGACCGAGCACGGTCCCATAGCGAATCCAAAACTGCCCCCCGGCTGGACGCGATTGAAGTTTCAGTTTGTCTGGCGTGGGAAAGTTTACGAGTTTGATTTGAGCGGAGAGGCGGAGAGAAAAGCAGAGGGCAGAGGTCAAGGGGCAGAAGGGGAGTCAGGAGATCAGCCAAAATTCAAAACTCAAAATGCACCCTTTTTCCCCCACACCCCACACCCCACACCCCACACCCCACACCCTATTCACGCCGTCATTTTTGACCTGGATGGTGTTCTCACAGACACCTCTGAGTTTCATTACCTGGGCTGGAAACGGTTGGCAGATGAGGAGGGCATTCCCTTCGATCGCACCCTCAACGAGTCCCTGCGGGGGGTGTCCCGTCGGGATTCCCTGTTACGGCTATTGAATGAGAGAACTGTAACAGAAGATGAACTTCAGGCAATGATGGTGCGGAAGAACGGCTATTACCTGGATCTCATTCGTACCATTACCCCCGATCATCTGTTGCCGGGTGTCCTGAACCTGTTGGATGAATTGCGCCTGGCAGGAATCAAGGTTGCGCTTGGTTCCGCCAGCAAAAATGCACAGGAGGTCCTGGAACGCCTGGGAATCTTAAACCGGATGGATGCGATCGCCGATGGGAATAGTGTTAAGAACTCTAAACCTGCCCCCGATGTGTTTCTGTATGCAGCCGACCAACTCGATGTGCTCCCTGCTAACTGTGTGGTCGTAGAAGATGCCGCCTCCGGTATTGAAGCTGCCTTGAGGGCAGGCATGGGGACAGTGGGGCTGGGTCCCCTGGAGCGCGTTGGTGCTGCCCATGTAATTTTGCCCAATCTACAAGGAGTTCATTGGGCAGACTTGCAACAAAAACTGGCATATTCTAGCCAATCAGCGCCCCGCTCATCGTTCCACCCAGCATTGGCTCTACCGTAA